A genomic segment from Triticum dicoccoides isolate Atlit2015 ecotype Zavitan chromosome 1A, WEW_v2.0, whole genome shotgun sequence encodes:
- the LOC119274744 gene encoding syndetin-like, giving the protein MRGDAPPPTAPSASSSSASHSLFGGGGGELFESGPSPLVFLPLLLIQGGGMDLSRVSERLLSSVRSARSLGLIPATPAPAPSRPEVPARAAAAAAAARAIAGLPPHERINLPSNSEDLVSIYGSNPQGPAVDELEEVFYEEEFDPIKYILANISEGAGDATYFDKQSTSRLAQLDKIAERLSHHVMGHHEEMVKGMQLVMELEQDLKVANVICMNGRRHISSSKNEVSRDLVVNVKSKKKQALLDVLPVLTELRHAQDMQMELETFVEKENYFQAFQLLPEYLQILENYSGLSAVQEMGRGIEAWLARTIRKLDNHLLGVCQTFSEESYLTVIDAFALMGDIVGMAEKMQSFFLQEVLSRTHIVLKEMLEEEVGNNTQRNRFTYSDLCVQVPESKLRSCLLKTLESIFSLMQSYYAIMSFCPEAKNKTSQSPSGTSADTGRSHSSAVVNQDDVAATKSDRMPSSVSNPDASTSGTDAPFYQLRTDATKHVAYTFERGRRNLWQLATSRLSVLLACSAVSSTSIYQFLKNYEDLTIFILAGEAFCGFEASEFRQKLKTVCLNYIVTFHRQNIYALKMVLEKESWTIMSAEASQIISLAGLTGDGAALISPTSGSSTLPKDYFRGNSTATNTGRQNNGFASWHNMGNPFSFKLENGSAESPKGNVLFNSSVGNGNNSPFDEENEDLLADFIDEDSQLPSRTLKTKIVKGNTSHWKDGDISSQTGSSLSLLRMMDKYARLMQKLEMVNVELFKGMFQLFGIFYHHIYETFGYQDRSQSGKPLPDSQSFRLKAALSKITQDSDQWIKPQNSLYPSSSPLSIGSTIAQMDVMPTAPPSSMFTSYGLKERCAAAETVSLVARVLTRSRVHLHSVLSQNNTSVVEEFFGTLVDTVPDLAEHIHRTSARMLLHINGYPDKIANAKWEVKELGTDHNGYVDLLLGEFKHYKTRLDHGGISKELQHLLLDYGIESIAEVLVEGLSRVKRCTDEGRALMSLDLQVLINGLQHIVSSNVKPRLQIVETFVKAYYLPETEYVHWARSHPEYSKSQVVGLVNLVATMKGWKRKTRLETIEKIEAAS; this is encoded by the exons ATGCGGGGCGACGCGCCGCCGCCTACCGCGccatcggcctcctcctcctccgcctcccactccctcttcggcggcggcggtggcgagctCTTCGAGTCGGGGCCCTCGCCGCTCGTCTTCCTGCCCCTGCTCCTGATCCAGGGCGGCGGCATGGACCTCTCCCGCGTCAGCGAGAGGCTCCTCAGCTCCGTCCGCTCCGCGCGCTCCCTCGGCCTCATCCCCGCGACCCCAGCCCCTGCCCCTTCCCGCCCCGAG GTTCCAGCTCGAGCTGCTGCTGCGGCGGCCGCTGCACGCGCGATCGCCGGGCTGCCACCGCACGAGAGGATCAACCTGCCGTCCAATTCGGAGGACCTGGTCTCGATCTACGGGAGCAACCCGCAGGGGCCAGCAGTGGATGAGCTCGAGGAGGTGTTCTACGAGGAG GAATTCGACCCCATAAAGTACATTCTGGCAAATATTTCGGAAGGAGCTGGTGACGCCACCTATTTTGATAAGCAG TCAACTTCGAGATTAGCGCAGCTCGACAAGATTGCAGAACGATTGTCTCATCATGTTATGGGTCACCATGAAGAAATGG TGAAGGGGATGCAGTTAGTGATGGAGTTAGAACAAGACTTAAAGGTTGCAAATGTGATCTGCATG AACGGTCGAAGGCACATATCCTCTTCCAAGAATGAGGTGTCAAGGGATCTGGTTGTCAATGTAAAATCGAAGAAAAAACAAGCTTTGTTG GATGTTCTTCCTGTTCTTACAGAACTTCGACATGCTCAAGATATGCAAATGGAGCTAGAAACTTTTGTTGAGAAAGAAAATTACTTTCAG GCATTTCAATTATTACCAGAGTATCTGCAAATCTTGGAGAACTATTCAGGCCTTTCTGCCGTACAAGAAATGGGACGAGGGATTGAG GCATGGTTAGCAAGGACAATCAGAAAGTTGGACAACCATTTACTGGGAGTTTGTCAGACCTTCAGTGAAGAAAGCTATCTAACT GTGATTGATGCATTCGCATTGATGGGTGACATTGTTGGCATGGCTGAAAAGATGCAGAGTTTCTTTTTGCAAGAAGTACTCTCTCGAACACATATTGTCCTGAAGGAAATGTTGGAAGAG GAGGTGGGAAATAATACGCAGAGAAATAG ATTTACATATAGTGATCTTTGTGTTCAAGTTCCTGAGTCCAAACTCCGCTCCTGCTTGTTAAAAACTCTTGAGAGCATATTTTCGTTGATGCAGTCATATTATGCTATTATGAGCTTTTGCCCAGAAGCAAAG AATAAAACATCTCAGAGTCCAAGTGGAACTTCAGCTGATacaggaagaagccattcaagtgcAGTAGTCAATCAGGATGATGTTGCTGCCACGAAGAGCGACAGGATGCCATCTTCTGTCAGTAATCCTGATGCTAGCACATCAGGAACAGATGCTCCATTCTATCAACTGAGGACAGATGCTACAAAACATGTTGCATATACATTTGAAAGGGGGCGGAGAAATCTTTGGCAACTGGCAACAAGTCGCCTGTCTGTTTTACTGGCTTGTTCAGCTGTTTCTTCAACTAGCATATACCAATTTCTGAAGAACTATGAAGATCTCACAATATTTATTTTGGCCGGTGAAGCATTTTGTGGGTTTGAAGCTAGCGAATTCCGACAGAAGTTGAAGACAGTCTGTTTGAACTACATAGTGACCTTTCACCGGCAAAATATATAT GCACTTAAAATGGTACTGGAAAAGGAATCTTGGACAATAATGTCTGCTGAAGCTAGTCAGATAATTAGTTTAGCAGGACTTACTGGTGATGGCGCTGCACTGATTTCGCCTACCAGTGGTAGTTCTACCTTGCCAAAAGATTATTTCCGTGGAAATTCTACTGCAACCAATACAGGAAGGCAAAACAATGGATTTGCTTCCTGGCATAATATGGGGAACCCATTTTCTTTCAAGTTAGAGAATGGCTCTGCGGAATCCCCCAAGGGCAATGTGCTGTTCAACTCATCAGTTGGCAATGGAAATAATTCACCATTTGATGAAGAGAATGAAGACCTTCTTGCTGATTTCATTGATGAAGATAGTCAATTGCCCAGTAGGACATTGAAAACAAAAATTGTGAAAGGCAATACTTCACATTGGAAAGATGGAGACATTTCATCACAGACAGGATCATCACTTTCTTTGTTAAG GATGATGGATAAATACGCTAGACTTATGCAAAAGCTGGAAATGGTCAATGTTGAGCTTTTTAAG GGCATGTTCCAACTTTTTGGCATCTTTTATCACCACATATACGAGACATTTGGGTACCAGGACAGGAGTCAAAGTGGCAAGCCACTACCTGATTCTCAATCAT TTCGGCTTAAAGCGGCTTTATCAAAAATAACACAAGACTCTGATCAGTGGATTAAACCACAGAACAGTTTGTATCCATCTTCATCACCTTTGTCAATTGGTTCAACTATTGCCCAAATGGATGTGATGCCTACTGCGCCCCCAAGCTCGATGTTCACCTCCTATGGGCTAAAG GAGAGATGCGCAGCTGCCGAAACAGTATCACTGGTTGCTCGAGTTTTGACCAGATCTAGAGTCCACCTACATTCTGTGTTGTCTCAAAATAATACTTCTGTTGTTGAAGAGTTTTTTGGGACATTG GTGGACACAGTTCCAGACTTGGCTGAGCACATTCATAGAACAAGTGCACGGATGCTTTTGCATATCAATGG GTATCCGGATAAGATAGCAAATGCCAAATGGGAGGTCAAGGAGCTTGGCACAGACCACAATGG TTACGTTGATTTATTATTGGGCGAATTCAAACATTACAAAACAAGATTGGATCATGGAGGAATTTCTAAGGAG CTCCAACACCTCTTGCTGGACTATGGCATAGAGAGCATTGCAGAAGTGTTAGTTGAAGGGCTGTCTAGAGTGAAAAGGTGCACTGATGAAGGGCGTGCATTGATGTCACTTGACCTTCAG GTATTGATCAATGGACTGCAACACATAGTATCGTCAAATGTTAAGCCGAGGCTACAAATTGTGGAGACTTTCGTGAAG GCTTATTATTTGCCAGAGACGGAGTATGTCCACTGGGCACGGTCTCATCCA GAATACAGCAAGAGCCAGGTTGTTGGGCTGGTTAACCTCGTGGCCACCATGAAAGGATGGAAAAGGAAAACGAGGTTAGAAACCATTGAGAAGATCGAGGCAGCGTCGTAG